In Zingiber officinale cultivar Zhangliang chromosome 6A, Zo_v1.1, whole genome shotgun sequence, a single genomic region encodes these proteins:
- the LOC121997937 gene encoding zyxin-like translates to MASSYSGSFQSSSSGGGGDNNDHDALGDSLASFLNPPATSPPGPPPVFDSFSPYLASFPFSFPFPPPPEHNSLPLDSPWPKPIHQSSPPFSTNSTSTAALPSASAPPPPSAAPDVPRGSKKRSRASRRAPTTVLATDTSNFRAMVQQFTGFPTPPFATSAAPSGSFSRPRLHLFEAGDASISTYLPKPPFPSSSFFRTAPLSNLNGIATAASSCSSNPISDGQNPKFDPPTANFLSQTLLQSATSLVGDSSNYATEEGGLGSLIESPPLKKHGKSEAN, encoded by the coding sequence ATGGCGTCGTCCTACAGCGGCAGCTTCCAGTCCTCtagcagcggcggcggcggcgacaaCAACGATCACGACGCTCTCGGCGACTCCTTGGCTTCCTTTTTAAACCCACCCGCAACTTCGCCCCCGGGTCCTCCTCCGGTCTTCGACTCTTTCTCCCCTTATCTCGCCTCTTTCCCTTTCTCCTTCCCTTTCCCCCCGCCGCCGGAGCATAACTCTCTCCCCCTCGACTCTCCGTGGCCCAAGCCAATCCACCAATCGTCTCCTCCTTTCTCCACCAACTCCACTTCCACCGCTGCCCTGCCGTCGGCTTCCGCTCCTCCTCCTCCGTCCGCTGCACCCGATGTGCCCAGGGGGTCCAAGAAGCGGTCGAGGGCCTCGAGGCGAGCTCCCACCACTGTCCTCGCCACCGACACCTCCAACTTCCGCGCCATGGTGCAGCAGTTCACTGGATTCCCGACTCCTCCATTCGCCACTTCTGCTGCTCCTTCAGGGTCCTTCTCCCGGCCTCGACTCCATCTTTTCGAAGCCGGCGACGCTTCCATCTCCACTTACCTTCCCAAACctcctttcccttcctcttcCTTCTTTAGAACCGCTCCTCTTTCCAATCTAAACGGTATTGCCACCGCTGCTTCTTCATGTAGCTCAAATCCCATCTCTGATGGTCAAAATCCTAAATTTGACCCTCCAACTGCAAATTTCCTCTCTCAAACTCTGCTCCAATCCGCGACGAGTCTGGTCGGAGACAGTTCGAACTACGCCACGGAAGAAGGCGGCCTTGGCAGCCTCATTGAATCCCCACCCCTGAAAAAACATGGCAAATCCGAGGCCAATTAA